A window from Enterocloster bolteae encodes these proteins:
- a CDS encoding helix-turn-helix domain-containing protein, whose amino-acid sequence MRRGIFHKYLLGFTSFFLVPMVVLSICLQIIMYRNLSREILGYNENILERLGDDLVTMNGRLMEAGNRISFSGPVVSRSRDAQNQIQMVDMLREENAANPYITKAYILYENEDMSFSSQGRYAKDILLAGQLRLPEEERQPFLEKLYNMDHPGYDVINKEYHMKDGIITRPQMVFIYPVYNYSFKVESWVVLELQPSKISRSMTTSPGSYSHGIAVLNGEGKILATEGEDLGLDEVMGRVLEAEPGSCTTFQERAGQGRYIVYPMDHPSLIILSKITMPDLLADVVQNNSLLVTGVLLFLILGCFMAIYMAYHYYKPIHQLAQYMKQDNENSEDRSRDELVFIKHQYDSLNSVRDSLAKEIEKQWPLVEERLVTKLLYGEDDTREDGTREDDMVNGILTEQMKGRNHMVILAAGGNMSSRELSALYKEKEGPIKERFQTDYGVYTSFLYYFGAIAVILSRKVLTEEHRIGARERLKEIFGSCECVISAGNIHEDASGVHLSYLEALTNMKFRLLNPHKELDFENMEQGKGEEYSATISRYQTECLLCISRCLESGSPEGVEGSVQEVVLSLEELPGQMALMCCYDIVSHLLKEVKKNDIRLTEKELYQLTAFRTVEEFGEKLGDALMRINGVLAASRQDTRNDLVKQVLVYIEDNYRDSSLCLVGMAEHFGYSSSYMSKFITQNLNTSFSELISKKRLDYTKDCLIHTDKQIAQIAQDAGYANLSNFTRRFKSSENMTPGQYRNLYGDGK is encoded by the coding sequence TTGCGCAGAGGCATTTTTCATAAATATTTGTTGGGTTTTACATCTTTTTTTCTGGTGCCTATGGTGGTACTTTCTATTTGTTTACAAATTATTATGTACCGTAATCTGTCCAGGGAGATTCTTGGGTACAATGAAAATATTCTGGAGCGTCTGGGAGATGATTTGGTAACCATGAACGGCCGCCTTATGGAGGCTGGGAACCGAATCAGCTTCAGCGGCCCTGTGGTATCCAGAAGCCGGGATGCCCAAAACCAGATTCAGATGGTGGACATGCTGCGCGAGGAGAATGCAGCCAATCCTTACATAACAAAGGCGTATATCCTCTACGAAAATGAAGATATGAGTTTTTCTTCCCAAGGGCGGTATGCCAAGGATATTCTTCTGGCGGGCCAGCTGAGGCTGCCGGAGGAAGAAAGGCAGCCATTCCTGGAAAAACTGTATAATATGGACCATCCCGGGTACGATGTTATCAACAAGGAGTACCACATGAAGGACGGAATCATAACAAGACCGCAGATGGTATTCATTTATCCGGTATATAATTATTCCTTTAAGGTTGAATCCTGGGTGGTGCTGGAACTGCAGCCCTCCAAAATCAGCCGGAGTATGACCACGTCCCCGGGCAGCTACAGCCATGGAATCGCTGTGCTGAACGGAGAGGGAAAGATACTGGCAACAGAAGGGGAGGATCTGGGGCTGGATGAGGTGATGGGACGGGTCCTGGAGGCAGAGCCGGGAAGTTGTACCACCTTTCAGGAGAGAGCGGGACAGGGCCGTTATATCGTATATCCTATGGACCATCCCTCTCTTATCATATTGAGTAAGATAACCATGCCCGACCTGCTGGCAGATGTGGTACAGAATAACAGCCTGCTGGTCACCGGAGTTTTACTCTTTTTAATCCTGGGATGCTTTATGGCAATCTACATGGCCTACCATTATTACAAGCCCATACACCAGCTGGCTCAATATATGAAACAGGACAATGAAAACAGTGAGGACAGAAGCAGGGACGAGCTGGTATTTATAAAGCATCAGTATGACAGCTTGAATTCTGTCAGGGATTCCCTTGCAAAGGAGATTGAAAAGCAGTGGCCCCTGGTGGAGGAACGGCTTGTGACAAAGCTGCTCTATGGGGAGGACGACACCCGGGAGGACGGTACCCGGGAGGACGACATGGTGAACGGCATTCTAACGGAGCAGATGAAGGGGCGGAATCATATGGTGATTCTGGCGGCCGGAGGAAACATGTCTTCCAGGGAGTTATCCGCTTTGTACAAAGAAAAGGAAGGTCCCATAAAAGAGAGATTTCAGACGGATTACGGCGTGTATACAAGTTTCCTGTACTATTTCGGCGCAATTGCCGTCATTCTCAGCCGCAAGGTCCTGACTGAGGAACACAGGATTGGGGCCAGGGAGCGTTTGAAGGAGATATTCGGCAGTTGCGAGTGCGTCATTTCCGCAGGAAATATTCATGAGGATGCGTCAGGTGTGCATCTGTCCTATCTGGAGGCCCTTACCAACATGAAGTTCCGTCTGTTAAATCCCCACAAAGAGCTGGATTTTGAGAACATGGAGCAGGGAAAGGGTGAGGAGTACAGCGCTACCATCAGCCGCTATCAGACCGAATGTCTCTTGTGTATCAGCCGGTGTCTGGAAAGCGGTTCGCCGGAGGGGGTGGAGGGCTCTGTGCAGGAAGTGGTGCTGAGCCTGGAGGAGCTTCCGGGACAGATGGCGCTGATGTGCTGTTATGATATCGTAAGCCATCTTCTGAAGGAAGTGAAGAAAAATGACATCCGGCTGACGGAGAAGGAACTGTACCAGCTGACCGCGTTCAGGACTGTGGAAGAATTCGGTGAAAAGCTGGGAGATGCTCTTATGAGAATCAATGGTGTCCTTGCGGCCTCCAGGCAGGACACCCGCAATGATTTAGTTAAGCAGGTGCTTGTATACATAGAAGATAATTACAGGGACAGCAGTCTCTGCCTGGTGGGAATGGCGGAACACTTTGGCTATTCATCCAGCTATATGAGTAAATTCATAACCCAGAACCTGAATACCAGTTTCTCCGAACTGATATCCAAAAAACGTCTGGATTACACCAAGGATTGTCTGATTCACACAGATAAGCAGATAGCCCAGATTGCCCAGGATGCGGGATATGCCAATCTGTCCAACTTTACAAGGAGGTTTAAGAGTTCAGAGAATATGACGCCGGGGCAGTATAGGAATTTGTATGGGGATGGGAAGTAG
- a CDS encoding dicarboxylate/amino acid:cation symporter, whose protein sequence is MNKSEIWKNYRFPIILLSGIMIGAVIGVIFGEKAKVLAPLGDIFLNLMFTIVVPMVFVSISSAVGNMVNMKRLGKILSSLVMVFVITGAIAGVLVLVVVNVFPPAAGTSIHFASAEMEEMSGIGEMVVGALTVDDFSGLMSRKNMLPIIVFAILSGFCVSACGGEDSPVGRMLNNLNSIIMKIVSIIMLYAPIGLGAYFASLVGEFGPGLIGDYGHAMLVYYPMCIVYFMAAFPAYSYFAGGREGVRRMFKHILNPAVTAFATQSSIAALPVNCEACDKIGVPRDIRDIVLPMGATMHMDGSVLSSIVKISFLFGIFGQSFTGIGTYAMAMAVAILSAFVLSGAPGGGLVGEMLIVSLFGFPAEAFPLIATIGFLVDPAATCLNASGDTIASMMVTRLVEGKDWLEKQIYKENSMGNTAAAQAAIAETK, encoded by the coding sequence ATGAACAAATCAGAAATATGGAAAAATTACCGTTTTCCAATCATTTTATTATCAGGCATCATGATTGGCGCCGTCATCGGGGTGATATTTGGCGAAAAGGCAAAGGTTCTGGCTCCCCTGGGAGATATTTTTCTGAACCTGATGTTTACGATTGTGGTTCCAATGGTTTTTGTTTCCATATCCAGCGCAGTGGGGAACATGGTGAACATGAAACGGCTGGGGAAGATACTGAGCAGTCTGGTGATGGTATTTGTGATTACCGGTGCCATCGCAGGTGTCCTGGTGCTGGTGGTAGTAAATGTATTTCCGCCGGCGGCAGGCACCAGCATCCATTTTGCCAGCGCTGAGATGGAGGAAATGAGCGGAATCGGGGAAATGGTGGTAGGCGCACTGACGGTTGACGATTTTTCAGGGCTTATGAGCAGGAAGAACATGCTGCCCATCATTGTATTCGCCATTTTGTCCGGTTTCTGCGTCAGCGCCTGCGGAGGTGAGGACAGTCCTGTGGGAAGGATGCTCAATAACCTGAATTCAATTATCATGAAAATCGTGAGTATTATCATGCTGTACGCGCCGATTGGACTGGGAGCGTATTTTGCATCCCTGGTGGGAGAGTTCGGCCCGGGACTGATCGGAGACTACGGACATGCCATGCTGGTATATTATCCCATGTGCATTGTTTATTTCATGGCAGCATTTCCGGCATATTCTTATTTCGCAGGAGGAAGAGAGGGAGTGAGGCGTATGTTCAAACATATACTGAATCCTGCGGTCACTGCATTTGCCACTCAGAGCTCCATTGCCGCCCTGCCTGTAAACTGCGAGGCGTGTGACAAGATAGGGGTGCCAAGGGACATCCGGGATATTGTGCTGCCCATGGGGGCGACTATGCATATGGATGGTTCCGTGCTCTCCTCCATAGTGAAGATAAGTTTTCTGTTTGGTATATTCGGCCAGTCCTTTACCGGAATCGGTACCTATGCCATGGCTATGGCGGTTGCTATCCTGAGCGCCTTTGTGCTGTCCGGTGCTCCCGGGGGCGGCCTGGTGGGAGAAATGCTTATTGTCAGCCTCTTCGGTTTTCCGGCAGAAGCCTTCCCGCTGATTGCCACCATAGGATTTCTGGTGGACCCGGCCGCAACCTGCCTTAATGCCAGCGGCGATACCATTGCTTCCATGATGGTGACCAGGCTGGTGGAAGGAAAAGACTGGCTGGAAAAACAGATTTACAAAGAAAATTCCATGGGAAATACTGCCGCGGCACAAGCCGCTATAGCAGAAACCAAATAG